The following are encoded in a window of Etheostoma cragini isolate CJK2018 chromosome 7, CSU_Ecrag_1.0, whole genome shotgun sequence genomic DNA:
- the LOC117947200 gene encoding tumor necrosis factor receptor superfamily member 14-like isoform X2, with translation MHLALVVLVYLAAVLVPVLGCLPKEYETRDGQCCPMCSEGTVVRIDCTPQSGTRCSPCVNGTFMKKPNGLRSCIPCIVCDQGLFVKQACTATTDTVCDVLSGHFCKELIDDTGCSVAQKHTHCAPGERIKEPGTRQTDTVCEQCQPGFFSTDGVNCTNWTICLDTQVKVREGSRISDVICGTASRQHYCYIPVILIALTLAGLVITVDGS, from the exons ATGCATTTGGCACTGGTGGTGTTGG TTTATCTCGCCGCAGTCTTGGTTCCAGTGCTGGGCTGTCTTCCAAAGGAATATGAAACAAGGGATGGGCAGTGCTGTCCGATGTGCAGCGAAG GTACAGTTGTCAGAATAGACTGCACACCGCAGTCGGGCACGCGGTGCAGCCCGTGTGTGAATGGGACCTTTATGAAAAAACCCAACGGCCTGCGTAGCTGCATCCCCTGCATCGTCTGTGACCAAG GTCTCTTTGTCAAACAGGCGTGCACAGCAACGACTGACACagtctgtgatgttttaagtgGGCATTTCTGCAAAGAGTTGATAGATGATACAGGATGTAGTGTGgcacagaaacacacgcacTGTGCACCTGGTGAGAGGATAAAAGAACCAg GAACCCGGCAAACTGACACAGTGTGTGAACAGTGTCAGCCGGGCTTCTTTTCAACGGATGGAGTGAATTGCACCAATTGGACGAT TTGCTTAGATACCCAGGTGAAGGTCAGAGAAGGAAGCAGGATCAGTGATGTTATATGTGGAACGGCCTCAAGACAGCACTACTGTTACATCCCTGTAATATTAATAGCATTAACACTCGCTGGGCTTGTGATCACAG TGGACGGCAGCTAA
- the mrpl49 gene encoding 39S ribosomal protein L49, mitochondrial, which yields MAACLALRSTVLRSALRGAFSPGPPATAVGLRCVCNAAPEANKRATGLTESTEEYRFVERLIPPSRVPAPPRHAGPTPSGWTPPADSPPPLPYMIRRSRMHNIPVYSDLTHGSRRTTLVRKVEGDIWALEKDVKQYLKELTGKELPTQVNEVTRTLKVKGHFETELKEWLAGKGF from the coding sequence ATGGCGGCCTGCCTAGCCCTCCGGTCCACCGTGCTCCGCAGCGCGCTGCGAGGAGCTTTCAGCCCGGGACCTCCTGCCACGGCTGTCGGCCTCAGGTGTGTTTGTAACGCCGCTCCAGAAGCGAACAAGAGGGCCACAGGTCTAACAGAGTCCACGGAGGAATACAGGTTCGTAGAGCGGCTCATCCCGCCGTCCCGGGTCCCCGCTCCGCCTAGACACGCCGGTCCGACCCCGTCCGGCTGGACCCCTCCGGCGGACTCCCCGCCGCCTCTGCCCTACATGATCCGCCGCTCCCGCATGCACAACATCCCGGTCTACTCCGACCTGACCCACGGCAGCCGCAGGACAACGCTCGTACGGAAGGTGGAGGGGGACATCTGGGCTCTGGAGAAGGACGTGAAGCAATACCTGAAGGAGCTGACGGGGAAAGAGCTGCCCACACAGGTCAACGAGGTCACCAGGACActaaaggtcaaaggtcacttCGAAACTGAGCTGAAGGAATGGCTGGCAGGCAAAGGCTTCTGA
- the si:dkey-93l1.9 gene encoding ninjurin-2: protein MDQGGFSRSSLSRVVVSLCDCVPAVKCDLNDESKHVTLNRMNNVATVLVLFTVLINVFITALGHEEDAVRSSGSPVMSEPPLPPLPTDLDMAVGL from the exons ATGGATCAGGGAGG CTTTTCACGTAGCTCATTAAGTCGTGTCGTTGTGTCGTTGTGCGACTGTGTGCCAGCAGTGAAGTGTGATCTGAACGACGAGAGTAAACACGTCACGTTGAACCGGATGAACAACGTAGCGACTGTGCTCGTCTTGTTCACCGTCCTCATTAACGTCTTCATCACAGCGCTGGGGCATGAGGAAGATGCTGTCAG GTCATCAGGGTCTCCAGTGATGTCAGAGCCTCCGCTCCCACCTCTGCCTACTGACCTGGACATGGCTGTTGGCCTTTAG
- the LOC117947200 gene encoding tumor necrosis factor receptor superfamily member 14-like isoform X1, with the protein MHLALVVLVYLAAVLVPVLGCLPKEYETRDGQCCPMCSEGTVVRIDCTPQSGTRCSPCVNGTFMKKPNGLRSCIPCIVCDQGLFVKQACTATTDTVCDVLSGHFCKELIDDTGCSVAQKHTHCAPGERIKEPGTRQTDTVCEQCQPGFFSTDGVNCTNWTICLDTQVKVREGSRISDVICGTASRQHYCYIPVILIALTLAGLVITGRLLPKEIKTPVMEDAD; encoded by the exons ATGCATTTGGCACTGGTGGTGTTGG TTTATCTCGCCGCAGTCTTGGTTCCAGTGCTGGGCTGTCTTCCAAAGGAATATGAAACAAGGGATGGGCAGTGCTGTCCGATGTGCAGCGAAG GTACAGTTGTCAGAATAGACTGCACACCGCAGTCGGGCACGCGGTGCAGCCCGTGTGTGAATGGGACCTTTATGAAAAAACCCAACGGCCTGCGTAGCTGCATCCCCTGCATCGTCTGTGACCAAG GTCTCTTTGTCAAACAGGCGTGCACAGCAACGACTGACACagtctgtgatgttttaagtgGGCATTTCTGCAAAGAGTTGATAGATGATACAGGATGTAGTGTGgcacagaaacacacgcacTGTGCACCTGGTGAGAGGATAAAAGAACCAg GAACCCGGCAAACTGACACAGTGTGTGAACAGTGTCAGCCGGGCTTCTTTTCAACGGATGGAGTGAATTGCACCAATTGGACGAT TTGCTTAGATACCCAGGTGAAGGTCAGAGAAGGAAGCAGGATCAGTGATGTTATATGTGGAACGGCCTCAAGACAGCACTACTGTTACATCCCTGTAATATTAATAGCATTAACACTCGCTGGGCTTGTGATCACAG GCAGACTTTtaccaaaagaaataaaa ACTCCAGTAATGGAAGACGCTGACTAG
- the emd gene encoding emerin homolog 1 — MSLSEKSNEEISKLLAEYGIKHGPIVDSTRKLYEKKLEKAMKGAEKAMKSAPVERSPDKTYYREEAEEVTYITYRQPSPVQAVYSDMLKRRGNVEPDEDKESDRDPEPPIQSTNRAANHSTVRSEEPVRRSGGGMWKVVRLLLLLAVLAAVLYYSYCRLNGNENPFAIQ; from the exons ATGTCTTTGAGTGAGAAAAGTAATGAGGAGATCAGCAAGTTGCTCGCTGAATATGGCATCAAACATGGACCCATAGTCG ACTCTACTCGAAAGCTGTACGAGAAGAAGCTGGAAAAGGCGATGAAGGGCGCTGAAAAGGCGATGAAGAGCGCTCCGGTGGAACGCTCGCCCGATAAGACCTACTACAGAGAGGAAG CGGAAGAAGTTACCTACATCACATACCGCCAGCCCAGTCCG gttCAAGCGGTGTATTCGGACAT GCTGAAACGAAGAGGCAACGTTGAGCCAGATGAAGACAAGGAGTCCGACCGAGACCCAGA GCCCCCCATCCAGAGCACTAACcgagcagccaatcacagcacagtACGATCCGAGGAGCCGGTCAGAAGGTCTGGAGGCGGCATGTGGAAGGTGGTccgactgctgctgctgctagccgTGTTAGCAGCTGTCCTCTACTACTCCTACTGCCGTCTGAACGGTAACGAAAACCCATTTGCGATCCAATAA
- the haus7 gene encoding HAUS augmin-like complex subunit 7 — MAGALKEQQLVRHVYAALQAASCPLVEGLYLQEADSMLQLLCTPSQHRTDILAWICSSINPNFANSKTTAVGFKGPDVLTKEMAVLGQELMLCKADDLDLIRGDVSPYLQLRFLEQLLTLIPGCKQTAVHRADQEMLLNELYAAENLPHLTQMLKPTLDPWPAHIKALHKATKSSSKPSREGGADVATLLQLTQSTLEQLQSECEFLSSEAQSPGVLSPSSLRVAACDLQVLMTTFSHVFETDMRSYCSRDPPRFSTETDAFQRIHQLLLAFITEMEMLKEVSEAAVSMKEDVNQLQTQPCYWSRGDKRNLPDQLKELTRRIRDFSSLLNS; from the exons ATGGCGGGTGCTTTGAAAGAACAACAACTTGTGCGACATGTTTATGCTGCCTTGCAG GCTGCGTCCTGTCCCTTGGTGGAAGGTCTGTACCTACAGGAAGCAGACAGcatgctgcagctgctgtgtaCTCCCTCTCAGCACCGCACCGACATACTGGCATGGATCTGCAGCAG TATCAACCCAAACTTTGCCAATTCCAAGACCACAGCAGTGGGATTCAAAGGCCCAGATGTTTTGACCAAAG AAATGGCTGTCCTCGGGCAGGAGCTGATGCTGTGCAAAGCAGATGATCTGGACCTGATCAGG GGTGATGTGAGTCCTTACTTACAGCTTCGGTTCCTCGAGCAGCTTTTAACTTTGATACCAGGCTGCAAGCAGACCGCTGTGCACAGGGCGGATCAAGAGATGCTGCTGAACGAGCTCTACGCCGCGGAGAATCTGCCTCACCTCACACAAATGCTGAAACCCACACTCGACCCCTGGCCTGCACACATCAA GGCTTTACACAAGGCCACCAAGTCCTCCTCTAAGCCCAGTAGAGAGGGGGGTGCTGACGTTGCCACCCTTCTACAGCTGACTCAGTCCACACTGGAGCAGCTACAGTCAGAG TGTGAATTCCTGAGCAGTGAGGCTCAGAGCCCCGGCGTCCTCTCTCCGAGCTCGTTGCGTGTGGCGGCCTGCGACCTCCAGGTGTTGATGACTACTTTCAGCCATGTTTTTGAAACGGACATGAGATCTTACTGCAGCAGAGATCCCCCCCGCTTCAGCACAGAGACCGATGCCTTCCAGAGAATACACCAACTACTGCTGGCCTTCATCACG GAGATGGAAATGCTGAAGGAAGTATCCGAAGCTGCAGTATCCATGAAAGAGGACGTCAACCAGCTGCAAACACAGCCTTGCTACTGGAGCCGAGGAGATAAGCGTAACTTAC ccgACCAATTGAAGGAACTTACACGCCGAATAAGAGACTTTTCCTCCCTTCTTAATTCCTGA